A genome region from Labilibaculum antarcticum includes the following:
- a CDS encoding OmpA family protein yields the protein MKKLYIKHLIALSVIFTCFGSYAQVQNMVLNPSFEVYEKCPQSYTFMDHTHKLVPNWTYPTATTPDYFNECGSNEVKVPDNFAGYSKAKSGKGYVGAILSGSNRDFREYFQGTLISSMDAGQKYCVSFWYKLASGSKFAVDQLSVHFSNSELANGNKTFLNLKAHLTNKEGLFLDNTDEWVQFCQVYTAKGGEEFFVVGNFNNYDNTNYVVTGRDTKNKKGKTYAYYFFDDFEIRPLVDCSMCACVPKDLATVLIDSSYTGGQNPVTGQSNKIINDGVISLKISGGEAPYTIDWSNGTKNAQKIQNLKAGTYTYHVSDQNNCHSEGTIVFKEPLLSKDAFTEGLRNIEEGGALTLNNIFFETGKSTLLPTSFEELDKVVDFLKEGTVSLIEISGHTDDVGSDELNQSLSQQRAESVVTYLVGRGINSQIIKGVGYGESKFLDTNKTEVGRSKNRRVEFLVLKK from the coding sequence ATGAAGAAGCTCTACATAAAACATCTCATAGCATTGAGTGTTATTTTCACATGCTTTGGATCATATGCTCAAGTTCAGAATATGGTACTTAACCCTAGTTTTGAAGTGTATGAAAAATGTCCTCAAAGTTACACTTTTATGGACCACACGCATAAATTAGTTCCTAACTGGACATATCCAACAGCTACTACTCCCGATTATTTTAATGAGTGTGGCTCTAATGAAGTAAAAGTACCGGATAATTTTGCAGGATATAGCAAGGCTAAATCTGGTAAAGGGTACGTGGGAGCTATTTTAAGTGGAAGTAATCGCGATTTTAGAGAATACTTTCAAGGTACTTTAATTAGCTCTATGGATGCAGGTCAAAAATATTGTGTTTCATTTTGGTACAAATTAGCATCTGGAAGTAAATTTGCTGTTGATCAGTTGAGCGTGCATTTTTCAAATTCAGAATTAGCAAATGGGAATAAAACATTTTTAAACTTAAAGGCGCATTTAACGAATAAAGAGGGTTTATTTTTAGACAATACAGACGAATGGGTTCAGTTCTGTCAAGTGTATACAGCTAAAGGAGGTGAGGAATTCTTTGTTGTGGGCAACTTTAATAACTATGATAATACGAACTATGTAGTTACTGGTCGTGATACTAAGAATAAAAAAGGCAAGACATATGCTTACTACTTTTTCGACGATTTTGAGATTCGTCCGCTAGTTGATTGTAGTATGTGTGCATGCGTTCCTAAAGATTTAGCAACCGTGCTTATTGATTCTTCTTATACAGGAGGTCAAAATCCTGTTACAGGTCAAAGTAATAAAATAATAAATGATGGTGTCATTAGCTTAAAAATATCAGGAGGAGAAGCTCCTTATACTATTGATTGGAGTAATGGAACAAAAAATGCACAAAAAATTCAAAACCTAAAAGCAGGTACATATACTTACCATGTAAGTGATCAAAATAATTGCCACTCCGAGGGTACTATTGTTTTTAAAGAGCCACTGCTGTCTAAAGATGCTTTTACCGAGGGATTAAGAAATATTGAAGAAGGAGGTGCTCTTACTTTAAATAATATTTTCTTTGAAACTGGTAAAAGTACGCTTTTGCCAACTTCATTTGAAGAACTCGATAAAGTAGTCGATTTTTTAAAAGAAGGAACAGTTAGTTTGATTGAGATTAGTGGGCACACTGATGATGTGGGTTCTGATGAATTAAATCAAAGTTTAAGTCAGCAACGAGCAGAGTCTGTGGTTACGTATCTTGTTGGTAGAGGAATCAATTCTCAAATAATCAAAGGGGTTGGGTATGGAGAATCTAAGTTTTTAGATACCAATAAAACAGAAGTTGGACGATCAAAGAATCGTCGTGTGGAATTTTTAGTACTAAAAAAATAA
- a CDS encoding serine hydrolase, translated as MKKYFTILLILFQIVLYGCQSQNKNISAEVKENIKARVDNGINTGLVVGVITSDGVSYYSYGVKSLETKEPVDENSVFEIGSISKTFTGILLADMVVKGELNLDTPLQELLPEGVTSPIRNGESIKLYQMSNHTSSLPGMPDNFNPANLANPYADYSEEQMYAFLNSYELTRDIGSKYEYSNYAQGLLGHVLANKKQMTYEELMVKTIAKPLKLENTRIAFTPKMKENLAMGHSAGVEVENWDIPTLAGAGAIRSTTVDMLTYLAANMGLKKSDLYPAMHLSHKNSTSKGSSSMVGLGWHIRLRNKLEIAWHAGGTGGYRAFAGFIKGGDKGVVVLTNSDVAVDDIVFHLLDPTSALNKPQKPSFVTHLKKSIENEGIEVATRTYWELKKNRTDKYDFGENQLNGLGYSYLGKGELEKAIAVFKLNMEAFPNSFNVYDSYGDALMKNKENEKAIASYKKSVEINPGNTNGIAMLKKLGVDTESLVKEVTVEDAILESYVGNYKYQKFIMKVTKDGKQMKIQITGQNEIEIYPKSENVFYLKVVPALITFNKTEQVESLTLSQGGQEIIYKR; from the coding sequence ATGAAAAAGTATTTTACCATTTTACTGATACTATTTCAAATAGTATTATACGGATGTCAATCTCAGAACAAGAATATTTCAGCAGAAGTTAAGGAAAACATCAAAGCTCGTGTTGATAATGGTATTAATACAGGACTAGTTGTAGGCGTAATTACTTCTGATGGCGTAAGCTATTATAGCTATGGTGTAAAATCTTTAGAGACCAAGGAGCCTGTTGATGAAAATTCTGTTTTTGAAATTGGCTCTATTTCAAAAACCTTTACGGGAATTTTATTAGCTGATATGGTTGTAAAAGGGGAGTTAAATTTGGATACCCCTTTGCAAGAACTTTTACCCGAAGGAGTCACATCTCCCATCAGAAATGGAGAATCAATTAAACTGTATCAGATGTCCAATCATACCTCCTCCTTACCTGGAATGCCTGATAATTTCAACCCTGCTAATCTTGCTAATCCTTATGCAGATTACTCAGAAGAGCAAATGTATGCCTTCTTAAATAGTTATGAATTGACTCGTGATATTGGTTCAAAATATGAATACTCCAATTATGCTCAAGGTTTGTTAGGGCATGTATTGGCAAATAAAAAACAAATGACTTATGAAGAGTTAATGGTAAAGACTATCGCCAAACCTTTAAAATTAGAAAATACACGCATTGCCTTTACGCCAAAAATGAAAGAAAACTTAGCTATGGGTCATAGTGCTGGTGTTGAGGTAGAAAATTGGGACATACCAACTTTAGCTGGTGCAGGAGCTATTCGTTCTACAACTGTTGATATGCTAACTTACTTGGCAGCTAATATGGGTTTAAAAAAGAGTGATTTGTATCCAGCAATGCACTTGTCACATAAGAATTCAACAAGCAAAGGCAGTAGCTCAATGGTAGGCTTGGGATGGCATATTAGGTTACGTAATAAGTTGGAAATTGCATGGCATGCTGGAGGAACAGGAGGTTATAGAGCCTTTGCAGGCTTTATTAAAGGTGGAGATAAAGGTGTAGTCGTACTGACAAACTCAGACGTTGCTGTCGATGATATTGTATTCCATCTATTAGATCCAACATCAGCTTTAAATAAGCCCCAAAAGCCTTCTTTTGTAACCCATCTTAAAAAGAGTATTGAAAATGAAGGAATTGAAGTAGCTACAAGAACTTATTGGGAATTAAAGAAAAATCGAACTGACAAATATGATTTTGGAGAGAACCAATTGAATGGTTTGGGGTATTCTTATCTTGGGAAAGGTGAACTTGAAAAAGCTATTGCAGTGTTCAAACTAAATATGGAAGCCTTTCCTAATTCTTTCAATGTATATGACAGTTATGGCGATGCATTGATGAAGAACAAAGAAAATGAAAAAGCCATTGCCAGCTATAAGAAATCTGTCGAAATCAATCCTGGTAATACTAATGGTATTGCAATGCTTAAAAAATTAGGAGTGGATACGGAGAGTTTGGTAAAAGAGGTAACTGTTGAAGATGCTATTTTGGAAAGTTATGTTGGTAATTATAAATACCAAAAGTTTATTATGAAGGTTACTAAAGATGGTAAGCAAATGAAAATTCAAATAACAGGTCAAAATGAAATTGAAATTTATCCTAAATCTGAAAATGTGTTCTATTTAAAAGTAGTTCCAGCTTTAATTACATTTAATAAAACTGAACAAGTTGAAAGTCTGACCTTATCTCAGGGCGGACAAGAAATCATCTATAAAAGGTAA
- a CDS encoding ABC transporter ATP-binding protein: MARTHIADSSDVPKGKINKSGLKSALRLYKYIKPYRGQYFLGIFFLLGSSLASLAFPKLLGDLVNSGNDTTLGQSLNQTALLIACILILQATFSYFRIVLFVNVTERSLAALRQATYRHLIKLPLQFFERRRVGELNSRISADVILLQETMTSTLAEFIRQIIVITGGITLLAIISIKLTAFMLITLPPTMIVARYFGRFIRKFSKDVQTKLADSNTIIEETLQGIQSVKAFTNEHIEIARYKKKTLEMADLGMTRGKYRGAFSSFIILGLFGAIAAMVWQGSRLLQAGEMQAGDLFSFVIYSVFVGGTISGLANVYTNIQKFIGATEDLFKIYDEEPEDIQDISEIDPKFRMQGEISFKNLNFAYPSRSEQAVLNNINLKIESNKMIALVGHSGAGKSTMASLLLMLHRPPKNSLFFDQHDSHDIPLSALRSQISLVPQDIFLFGGSISENIAYGKSGASEQEIYEAAQKANALEFIERFPEKFETVVGERGTQLSGGQRQRVAIARAILKNPKILILDEATSSLDSESEMLVQEALEKLMTGRTSIVIAHRLSTIRKADEIVVMEQGEIVEQGTHDSLMKISEGKYNKLIQLQYSN, encoded by the coding sequence ATGGCAAGAACACATATAGCAGATTCATCGGATGTTCCGAAAGGGAAAATAAATAAAAGTGGTTTAAAAAGTGCTTTAAGACTTTACAAATACATTAAACCCTACAGAGGACAATACTTTTTGGGTATTTTTTTCTTGTTGGGTTCAAGTTTGGCGAGTTTGGCTTTTCCCAAGCTCTTGGGTGATTTGGTGAACTCTGGCAATGATACAACGCTGGGGCAAAGCTTAAATCAAACGGCTCTATTAATTGCCTGCATATTGATTTTACAAGCCACCTTCTCGTATTTTCGCATTGTATTATTTGTGAACGTAACCGAAAGATCGCTTGCAGCACTTCGTCAGGCCACTTACCGCCATCTAATAAAGCTTCCTCTGCAATTTTTTGAACGCCGAAGAGTAGGTGAACTCAACAGCAGAATATCGGCAGATGTGATATTGCTTCAGGAAACCATGACCAGCACCCTGGCCGAATTCATTCGACAGATTATCGTAATTACAGGTGGAATTACTTTATTGGCTATTATCTCGATAAAGCTTACTGCCTTTATGCTGATTACTTTGCCCCCAACCATGATTGTTGCAAGGTATTTTGGCCGGTTTATCCGGAAATTCTCCAAAGATGTACAAACCAAGCTGGCCGATTCGAACACAATTATTGAAGAGACCCTGCAAGGCATACAGAGTGTAAAAGCTTTTACCAATGAACATATCGAAATTGCCCGTTACAAAAAGAAAACCTTAGAAATGGCCGATTTAGGCATGACCCGAGGCAAGTACCGAGGGGCATTTTCCTCTTTTATTATTCTCGGCCTTTTTGGTGCCATTGCCGCCATGGTGTGGCAAGGTTCCCGTTTACTGCAAGCGGGTGAAATGCAAGCCGGAGATTTATTTTCTTTTGTTATTTATTCAGTCTTTGTGGGGGGTACCATTAGCGGATTGGCCAATGTATATACTAATATTCAGAAATTTATTGGAGCCACCGAAGACCTGTTCAAGATCTACGATGAAGAACCTGAAGATATTCAGGACATCAGTGAAATTGATCCTAAATTTAGGATGCAGGGAGAAATTAGCTTTAAAAATTTGAATTTCGCCTACCCGTCGAGAAGCGAGCAAGCAGTTTTAAACAATATCAATTTAAAAATTGAGAGCAATAAAATGATTGCTCTGGTTGGGCATAGCGGAGCTGGAAAAAGTACCATGGCCTCACTCCTGCTGATGTTACATCGTCCGCCTAAAAACAGCTTATTTTTTGACCAGCATGACAGTCATGACATTCCCTTATCGGCCTTACGAAGTCAGATATCCTTAGTGCCGCAAGATATTTTTCTATTTGGAGGGAGTATCAGTGAAAACATAGCCTATGGAAAATCGGGGGCCAGCGAGCAGGAAATTTACGAAGCCGCACAAAAGGCCAATGCCCTGGAATTTATAGAACGCTTTCCCGAAAAATTTGAAACTGTTGTTGGAGAACGTGGCACCCAGCTTTCAGGAGGTCAGCGCCAAAGAGTAGCCATAGCGCGTGCGATTCTTAAAAACCCTAAGATTTTAATATTGGATGAAGCCACCTCCTCGCTCGATTCCGAATCGGAAATGCTGGTTCAGGAAGCGCTCGAGAAACTCATGACAGGAAGAACATCCATTGTAATTGCCCACCGATTGTCGACCATTAGAAAGGCCGATGAAATTGTTGTGATGGAGCAAGGCGAGATTGTGGAACAAGGTACGCATGATAGCTTGATGAAGATTTCGGAAGGGAAATACAATAAGTTGATTCAGTTGCAGTATTCGAATTAA
- a CDS encoding PAS domain-containing sensor histidine kinase — protein MSNDNPTYQELQNEIIKLKLELKIQDKMINTIPNPLFVKNKDFIYTNCNDAFASFLGLPKTKIINSSVYDIAPKELADKYQLADCELRDSAENQTYESRVKYADGTLHDILFHKANIIDDKNEFYGIVGIMLDITERKSSEQALQESEKQLIELNATKDKLFSIIAHDLRAPFSSILGFSELLIEDAKDIDELETEEYLRLINTTTKDTLVLLDNLLNWAKSQTGQIIFDPQKLILSSIIEETIKNSNSTAKIKNISLNHIQSDEFEIDADKNMLKTVLRNLISNAIKFTKPGGRITISSIPKQSQVEISVSDNGVGINNETLTKLFEIDTNTTTKGTAEEKGSGLGLLLCKEFVEKHKGKIWAESKRGEGSIFKFTLPLSTS, from the coding sequence ATGAGCAATGACAACCCGACATATCAAGAATTGCAGAATGAAATAATCAAATTAAAACTTGAATTAAAAATTCAGGATAAAATGATTAATACAATTCCGAATCCCTTGTTCGTAAAAAACAAAGATTTCATCTATACGAATTGTAACGACGCTTTTGCAAGTTTTCTCGGTTTGCCTAAAACTAAAATTATAAATTCCAGTGTTTACGATATTGCTCCAAAGGAACTTGCTGACAAATATCAACTTGCAGATTGTGAATTACGTGACAGTGCAGAAAATCAAACCTATGAAAGCCGGGTTAAATATGCCGACGGGACTTTGCATGATATATTATTTCATAAGGCCAATATAATCGATGATAAAAATGAGTTTTACGGAATTGTTGGTATCATGCTTGACATTACCGAACGTAAAAGTTCTGAACAAGCTCTGCAAGAAAGCGAAAAGCAATTAATTGAACTCAATGCCACAAAAGACAAACTTTTTTCAATAATAGCGCACGATTTAAGAGCTCCGTTTAGTAGTATTTTAGGATTTTCGGAACTATTGATTGAAGACGCAAAAGATATTGATGAGTTAGAAACTGAAGAATATTTAAGATTAATAAATACGACTACTAAAGACACACTTGTTTTACTTGACAATTTATTGAATTGGGCAAAATCACAAACCGGACAAATAATTTTCGACCCACAAAAATTGATATTGTCATCCATTATCGAAGAGACAATAAAAAATTCAAATTCGACAGCAAAAATTAAGAATATATCTTTAAACCATATTCAATCGGATGAGTTTGAAATTGATGCTGATAAAAACATGTTGAAGACTGTTTTACGAAATCTTATTTCGAATGCAATTAAATTCACAAAGCCAGGAGGAAGAATAACTATTTCTTCAATTCCGAAGCAAAGCCAAGTTGAAATTTCCGTTTCGGATAATGGAGTTGGAATAAATAACGAAACACTTACTAAGCTATTTGAGATAGATACCAATACTACAACCAAAGGCACAGCTGAAGAAAAAGGATCGGGCTTAGGCTTACTGCTTTGTAAAGAATTTGTGGAAAAACACAAGGGGAAAATTTGGGCGGAAAGCAAAAGAGGAGAAGGAAGTATTTTCAAATTCACCTTGCCTTTGAGTACTTCGTAA
- a CDS encoding gluzincin family metallopeptidase, which translates to MKKMIILFSALLVLSASGNQTKAEQKADVSNISSANINQTIEILSTSNADKSLVEKGVKHAANLWRASDGTEEEFTAFCKENFITDQAEKELVFEKISRNIEIITGHFNKITLDLLEPVHLNTFEQHPIDNAFGAYSVDSHWMNDFYQNKIAFIIALNFPAFSLGEKEANAKNWTRQEWAYARLGDYFTARVPAELLQEVGKMAANTDVYIMDYNIYVGHLTDAKGNRFFPEDKVLLSHWNLRDELKANYANKNDGLEKQKMIYQVMQRIISQEIPEKVINKGDVEWDPYTNMVYQNGKTIDATPEPNERYQQILNNFHANKAMDAYYTDQNTFIKRQYDGAKEISAEATEKIFTDFMRSEETVKVGKLIQKRLGRKLQPFDIWYDGFKARSGMDESKLDAQTRELYPNAAALEANLPNLLVKLGYDEERAQWLGDHIAVDPARGSGHAWGGAAKGQKAHLRTRIGAKGMDYKGYNIAVHEFGHNVEQTISLYDVDNFVMNGVPNTAFTEALAFIFQKRDMLLLGITDDSPQKDALKKLDLFWSAYEIMGVSVLDIRMWKWLYANPEADAAQLRDATMQIAKEVWNEFYAPVYGVKDQTILAIYSHMLNSPLYLSNYAFGNVIEFQLEEQLKGKSFPAEVDRIFKQGRLTPNQWMVEATGNDLSAQPLLKAAKEALEELK; encoded by the coding sequence ATGAAAAAGATGATCATTTTGTTTTCTGCTCTACTGGTACTATCAGCTTCCGGCAATCAGACAAAAGCAGAACAAAAAGCAGATGTTTCGAACATCTCAAGCGCAAATATCAATCAGACGATTGAAATACTGAGCACAAGCAATGCAGATAAGAGCTTGGTTGAAAAAGGAGTAAAACATGCGGCTAACCTATGGCGTGCCAGCGACGGAACTGAAGAAGAATTTACAGCCTTCTGTAAAGAGAACTTCATTACTGATCAAGCAGAAAAAGAACTCGTATTCGAGAAAATATCACGAAACATCGAAATTATAACCGGTCATTTTAATAAAATCACTCTTGATTTATTAGAGCCTGTGCATTTAAATACATTTGAACAACATCCTATTGACAATGCATTTGGAGCTTACAGCGTAGATTCGCATTGGATGAATGATTTCTACCAAAACAAGATTGCTTTTATCATTGCCTTAAACTTTCCGGCATTTAGTTTGGGTGAAAAAGAAGCCAATGCAAAGAACTGGACCCGACAGGAGTGGGCTTATGCTCGTTTAGGTGATTATTTTACAGCAAGAGTTCCAGCCGAATTGTTGCAGGAAGTCGGAAAAATGGCCGCTAACACAGATGTTTATATCATGGACTACAATATTTATGTAGGACATTTAACTGATGCCAAAGGAAACCGTTTCTTCCCTGAGGATAAAGTTCTTTTATCGCATTGGAACCTGCGTGATGAACTTAAAGCGAACTACGCCAACAAAAATGATGGTTTAGAGAAGCAAAAGATGATCTATCAGGTGATGCAGCGCATTATTTCTCAGGAAATCCCTGAAAAGGTAATTAACAAGGGCGATGTTGAATGGGATCCTTACACAAACATGGTTTACCAAAACGGAAAAACTATTGATGCGACTCCTGAACCAAATGAAAGATACCAGCAGATATTGAATAATTTCCACGCCAACAAAGCGATGGATGCGTATTATACCGATCAGAATACCTTTATCAAAAGACAATATGACGGCGCGAAAGAGATATCCGCGGAAGCGACAGAGAAAATCTTTACTGATTTTATGCGCTCGGAAGAAACGGTAAAAGTTGGAAAACTAATTCAAAAGAGATTGGGTCGGAAATTACAGCCATTCGACATTTGGTATGATGGCTTTAAGGCTCGCAGCGGCATGGACGAATCGAAACTGGATGCACAAACCCGTGAATTGTATCCTAATGCTGCCGCCTTGGAAGCTAATTTGCCAAACCTATTGGTGAAGCTGGGTTACGATGAGGAAAGAGCACAATGGTTGGGTGATCATATTGCTGTTGATCCTGCAAGAGGATCGGGTCATGCCTGGGGCGGTGCTGCAAAAGGACAGAAAGCGCATTTGCGTACCCGAATTGGTGCGAAAGGAATGGATTACAAAGGATACAATATTGCGGTTCATGAATTTGGACACAATGTTGAGCAAACTATCTCCTTGTATGATGTTGACAATTTTGTAATGAATGGTGTTCCTAACACTGCATTTACAGAGGCCTTGGCGTTTATCTTCCAAAAAAGAGATATGCTTTTATTAGGCATTACTGATGATTCACCACAAAAAGATGCATTGAAGAAATTGGATTTATTTTGGAGTGCATACGAAATAATGGGTGTATCGGTATTGGATATTCGTATGTGGAAATGGTTGTATGCAAATCCTGAAGCAGATGCAGCTCAGTTGCGCGATGCGACCATGCAAATTGCTAAAGAAGTTTGGAATGAGTTCTACGCTCCTGTTTATGGTGTGAAAGATCAGACCATTTTGGCCATTTACTCGCACATGTTGAACAGTCCGCTGTACTTATCGAACTATGCTTTTGGGAATGTGATTGAGTTCCAATTGGAAGAGCAGTTAAAAGGAAAGAGTTTCCCTGCCGAAGTAGACAGAATATTTAAGCAAGGACGCTTGACTCCAAACCAATGGATGGTTGAAGCTACGGGTAATGATTTATCGGCACAACCTTTATTGAAAGCAGCTAAAGAAGCTTTGGAAGAATTAAAATAG
- a CDS encoding YebC/PmpR family DNA-binding transcriptional regulator has product MGRAFEFRKARKFKRWDKMAKAFTRIGKDIVMAIKEGGPDPATNSRLRAVIQNAKAVNMPKDNVERAIKKAVSKDQKDYKEIIYEGYAPHGIAILVETATDNHTRTVADVRSYFTKCKGSLGTAGSVEFMFEHKCHFQIENKGQDIEELEFELIDIGVEEVFAEEEGIMLYGNFPDFGKIQSYLEENEIEVISSGFERIPMDTKELTEEQVADVEKLLEKLEDNDDVQNVYHNMA; this is encoded by the coding sequence ATGGGAAGAGCATTTGAATTTAGGAAAGCGCGTAAGTTTAAGCGTTGGGATAAGATGGCTAAAGCTTTTACGAGAATTGGCAAAGATATCGTAATGGCAATAAAGGAAGGCGGCCCTGATCCGGCAACGAATTCACGTTTGCGTGCAGTTATTCAAAATGCAAAGGCAGTAAACATGCCTAAGGATAATGTTGAAAGAGCAATTAAAAAAGCAGTTTCTAAAGATCAGAAAGATTACAAGGAGATTATTTACGAAGGATATGCTCCGCACGGTATCGCTATTTTAGTTGAAACGGCTACCGATAATCATACAAGAACAGTTGCTGATGTGCGTTCTTATTTTACTAAATGCAAAGGTAGTTTAGGAACTGCCGGTAGTGTTGAATTCATGTTCGAGCACAAGTGTCATTTTCAGATTGAAAATAAAGGACAGGATATTGAAGAATTAGAGTTTGAATTAATCGATATAGGAGTAGAGGAAGTGTTTGCTGAGGAAGAAGGCATAATGCTTTACGGTAACTTCCCTGATTTTGGAAAGATTCAATCTTATCTGGAAGAAAATGAAATAGAAGTTATTTCTTCTGGTTTCGAAAGAATTCCAATGGATACTAAAGAATTGACCGAAGAACAAGTTGCCGATGTTGAGAAATTACTGGAAAAATTGGAAGACAACGACGATGTTCAGAATGTTTACCACAATATGGCATAA
- a CDS encoding enoyl-CoA hydratase/isomerase family protein yields the protein MHFNYLKFEKRDKIGILTLNRPEALNALNEDVFKELACFLDDKETIQSIRVLVITGEGKAFIAGADIKAMQEYSTQTAYDFSEIGKKVFDQIANLDVPVIAAINGFALGGGLELALSCDIRVASEKARLGMPEVNLGLIPGFNGTQRLPRLVGAGNAMYLMMLGEGITAGEAYQLGVVQKLAPPETVLEVSLELAGKIASKSPNALRLIKEMVRNGLELSSKDAGKMESKEFGRLFKEDQKEREEGVTAFLEKRKPNW from the coding sequence ATGCACTTTAATTATTTAAAATTTGAAAAAAGAGACAAAATAGGAATTTTGACTCTTAACCGTCCTGAAGCCTTAAACGCCTTAAACGAGGATGTTTTTAAGGAGCTAGCCTGTTTTTTAGACGATAAGGAAACTATCCAAAGCATTAGAGTATTAGTGATTACCGGAGAGGGAAAAGCATTTATTGCCGGAGCTGATATTAAAGCCATGCAGGAGTATTCCACTCAAACCGCGTACGACTTTTCTGAAATTGGAAAAAAGGTATTCGATCAGATTGCCAATTTGGATGTTCCGGTCATAGCGGCCATTAATGGTTTTGCCCTTGGGGGAGGGTTGGAATTGGCATTGTCATGTGATATACGTGTAGCCAGTGAAAAAGCCAGATTGGGTATGCCCGAAGTGAATTTGGGCTTGATACCCGGATTTAATGGTACGCAAAGATTACCTCGATTGGTTGGAGCTGGAAATGCGATGTATCTAATGATGCTTGGTGAAGGAATAACAGCTGGCGAAGCATATCAATTGGGAGTAGTTCAAAAACTGGCACCACCAGAAACTGTTCTCGAAGTTAGTTTGGAATTGGCAGGTAAAATTGCCTCTAAAAGTCCGAATGCCTTGCGATTAATCAAAGAGATGGTTCGCAATGGTTTAGAATTGTCGAGCAAAGATGCAGGCAAAATGGAATCCAAAGAATTTGGTCGTCTTTTTAAAGAGGATCAGAAGGAACGGGAAGAAGGCGTGACAGCTTTTCTCGAGAAGCGCAAACCAAACTGGTAG